The bacterium DNA segment ACCCGGCTATTATTTCGGCTTCCATGATCTGAGTCCCTGGTCGAGTCGTGGCGATCGCATCCTCGCCCACCGGATCCCTCCCGCTGACAGGAGAATGGTCCAGGTTCCGGACTATGTCGAGGTGGGCTGGTTCCACGGGAGCATCGATGGAGACTTCGAGCCCATTGACGTCACCACGGCCTTCAACTGGCAGGAGGGGGCCCGCCTCCAGTGGGTCGGCGACAGCGAGGCCGTGATCTACAACCGGTTCAACCGCGATCGCTTGACATCGGTACTCGTCGACGGGCCAGGCGTGCATACGGATGTCGGACGGCCTATTTACACCGTGGATCCCCGGGGCCGACACGCCCTCGCAGTCGATTTTGCTCGCCTCGGCAGATATTCACTGGCGTACTCGTATCGCGGTCTCGCCAGGCCGTCGCACAATACAGACGCAACTCTGGATCTCGTCGATCTCGAAACAGGCACCTTGCGATCTCTCGCCAATGTTTCGGACATCATGCAAGCGGATCCTCGGCCCACGATGGACGGGGCATTCCATTTCCTGTCGCATGCGACTTTCTCGCCCCTGGGGACGCGCGTCGCCTTCATGCATTGCTGGTTGACGAGGAACTGTCGACTCTCCCGGCTTCATGCACTCGATCTGGAAACAGGAGAGATTCGCCTTCTGAGATCGAACGACTGGGTGTCCCATTATTGCTGGCTCGATGAACGACGGATCCTGACCTATGACGAAGCCAGGGTCGGGCGACGCGGATTCCGCATTCATGACATCGGAAGCGAAACCATTGAGGACATGGCGAGAGGACAGCTGATCGGCGACGGCCACCCCTGGGTTTCGCCGGGTGGACGCTGGCTCCTGGTAGACACCTATCCGAGCCGCTTCATGGAGCAGGAGCTAATACTCTTCGATCTGTTGAAGAACGACAAAAAAACGCTGTTTCGTGCGCGGATCCCTTTCAGGTTCCGCAACGAGCACCGATGCGATTTCCACCCCCGCATGAGCCCAGACGGAACCAAAGCGTGCTTCGACTCGGCCCATGAAGGTGTGCGTTCACTTTGCGTACTCGAACTGGGGGTCGGCCCCGCAGCCCCGAAAAGCCCTGCCGAGATGGAAGCCGTCGGATAGCAGCAGCAGTCTCCACTCAGCCGGCTCAAGACAGATCCGTCACCAATAGCTCCATGTACGCCCCCACGTCCGCGAGCCCGTCGAACCCCCACGTCGCCTCCACGATCTCGTCCTGCCGCGCTTCGCTCATCACGCCCGACGCGTTGGCGCGGAACTTGGCGATCAGCTCGTCGTCGGTCAGCGGGTTCTGCGGGCTGCCCTTGGCATGGTCCACCGTGGCGGTGAACTCGCGCCCGTCGGTCGTGGCGATGGCGGCGACGGCGCGCTTGATGCCGGGGAACAGCGCGTCGATCCCGTCGTCGGCCACGACCTCGATCAGGTCCAGCAGGCGGCGGATGCGCGGGTCGAAGAGCTTGTCCCGTTCGAAGCTGTTGGGATAGACCCCCCCATCGGCCGCCACCGCGGCCAGGCAGTAGGGCAGGCTGTGGTCGGCGGTCTCCCTGGTCCGCGGGTAGTACTTGCTGGGGTCGCTGAGGATGTCCGCGCCGCGCGTGGTGGTGCGGACGCGGATCTTCGCCACCTGCTCGGCGACCAGGCGGTTCTCGGACATGATCTGCTGCACCGCGGACATGGGCTGGTGCGTGAGCGCCTCGGTGGGGAAGGCCTTGAAGCCGCAGTCGGCGATCAGGAAGCGCTCGCCGGGCCCATCCAGCAGGATCCCGGGTCTAAGCTCCACGTCGTGGATGACGTGCTGGAACCCTTCCTTGCCCTCGATGACCTCGACGGGTCCCCCGTAGCCCTCGCGCGCCATCATGGCCGCCAGGACGCCCGCCTGGGTGGCCAGCGGATCGGCGGTGTTCTTCATGTTGGTCAGATGCCCCGCCACCACGCCGCCCAGGGTGAAGTGGCTGCTGCCGGCGATGCCCGCCGCGGCCACCAGTTGATCCGCGTCCAGCCCGTAGATCCGTCCCGCCACGAAGGGGCTGACGAACTGGGTCAAGGTGGCGTGATGCCACCCCACCTCGCGCACCCCCGGGAAGCACGCCAGGCACCAGCGCATCTCCAGCTCGTAGGCGATGATAACGGCGACAAGGGTCTCGCGGCCGTCGCGGCCCAGGGCCTCGGCGGGCGAGACCGCCCCGAAGATGATGTCCGACGGATGGCTCGGGTCCTGCTCCCAGAAGATGTCGTTGTAGTCGAGCGCGCGCACCAGCAGCGAGTTCATCAGGGCCGCGTTGGGCGCATTGGTGCGGGCGCCGGTGCCGATGAGGGTGGCCTCGGGCGCGCCGCCCAGCTTCTCGATGAAGCGGTACATGGCGGCCATATCCTCGTTGCGCACGGCGGCCAGGGCGCAGCCCGCGCTGTCCAGCAGGAAGCGACGGGCCTCCTTGCGGGCCGCCTCGGGAATGTCCTCGTAGCGCAGGCCGAGGGTGAAGTCGGCCATCTTGCGGGTGATGCTGCTCACGGAATCTCCTGCGGGGGTTCGTGCCTTGGGCCGCCACGGGCCGCCACATGATAGGCGGTCGGGACGAGCCGTGCTGGAGTGGGCTCCACGGAGGATAAACCGGGATGACCACCTGCACGTACAGACTCAATGCCCTCGAGAAGGAGACCACGCTCACCCTCGACGAGACCACGTTGCGCGTTGAACGCGAAGGGCGCTTGGAGCAACGGCCACTCTCGCACATCACGGCGGTACGGCTCTCATGCAACCCGTCACGCGTGGATCTCGGGCGCTACGATTGCCGATTGGAGACGCGCGACGGCGCGCGGCTCACCGTGTGTTCGACGACCTATCTCGGTTTCGGGAAATTCGGGAGCCAGGCGCCGGCCTACGGGACGTTCGTGCGCGAACTGCACGACCGCCTCGCGCCGCTCGGCGGGATCCGCTTCGCGCGTGGCGATCCGCCGTTGAGGTTCTACGGATCGCTGGGGTGCTTCATCGCGAGCCTGCTCCTGGTCTTCGCCGCCCCGCTCGCCACGGGGTTGCTGTTCATGCCCCGTGTCGCCGCGGCCAAGCTGTTGGTGATGATCTTCTTCATCCCCTGGATCATCAGGTATGCGAAGCTGAATCGCCCGCGGAGCTACGAACCGTCCTTGATTCCCGACACGATGCTGCCCTGAACCTCCGGGCCTGCGCGGTCAATCCAGCCGCTTCAGGAGCAGCAGCGTGACGTCGTCGCTGACGGGCGCTTCGCCCCGGAAAGCGCGCACATCGGCCAGGGCCGCGTCGCGGACCTCGTCCACGCCCTTGCCGCACAGCGAAGTGAGCAGCGCCTGGAACCGCTCCTCGCCGTAGTCGTGCTCCTCGTCGCGCCAGGTCTCGGGGATGCCGTCGGTGTAGAGTGTCAGCAGGTCGCCGGGGCCCAGGTCCAGGCTCGCCGTCCGCCAATCGCCGTCGTCGACGAGCGCCACCGGCAATCCGGTCGAGACGCCGGTCTCCAGGGATCCGTCGGCGCGCAGCAGCAGCGGCGCGTTGTGTCCGGCGTTCACGTAGACCAGGTGGCCGCTGCCGGGATCGAGGATGCCCACGAAGAGCGTGGCGTAGCTCGTGGGGCCGGTCGTGCGCCAGAGCTGGCGGTTGAGGTTGGGCATCAGGGCGGCCGGGTCGGCCTCGGCCTCGAGCATGGCGCGCAGCAGCGGCACCAGGGACGACACCAGCAGCGCCGCGCCCAGCCCCTTCCCCGACACGTCGCCCACGACCACGGCCACGCGGCCGTCCGGCAGCACGGACACGTCGTAGAGGTCGCCGCCCACCTCGAAGCAGGGCTCGATGTGGGCGCAGACCTCGTAGCCGGGGATCTCGGGCAGGTCGTCGGGGATGATCGTCGCGAGGATCGAGCGCGCGGCGTCCAGTTCGGTGTCCAGGCGACGCTTCTCGGCCTCCATGGCGTCGTAGCTGGCGTGGGTCAGGGCAACGGCGATCACGTTGGCCAGCAGCGAGAAGGCCACCAGCTCGTCGCGCGTGTAGCGCCTGCGCACGTCGGTCGTGTCGGCGTAGAGGATGCCGATCACGTGCTTGTTGTCGAACAGCGGGGTCGCCATGGCGGAGCGGATGCCCTGGGAGATGATGCTCTGCTGCTGCATGAGATCGCTGTCGCCGCCGCCGTCCTCCAGCAGGAACGACGTCTTCTCCTCCAGCACGCGCGAGACCATCGACCGGCTCAGGGTCAGGTTGGCGTGGTCGTCGCCGCAGCGCAGCCGCGAGGCCTTGATGGTGGGCTCGGAGTCCCGGTCGTCCCTGAGCAGCAGGATGGCCCGCTCGGGCTCGATGGCCGCCTCCACCAGGTCCAGGATGGGCTCGAACAGTTCCTGCGGGGCGCGCGGCACGGTGAGCAGGTCCCCCGCCCCGGCCAGGACCTGGAAGAGTTCGGCGCGCTTGCGCTGACCCTTGCCCTGCTCCGGGCGGACCTCTTCCCAGGGCACGGCCAGCCCGCCGGTGTCGAGGTGCGGGTCGATGGTGACCTGCGTGGTCCGCCGCAGGGGCGTCCCGTAGCACAGCTTGACGTCGGCGAAGGAGATGGTGTCGCCGGGTCGCAGCGGCGTCGGGGCGGTGATGGCGACGTCGTTCACGTGCGTGCCGTTGTGGCTGCCCAGGTCCTCCACCAGCACGTTGCCGCCGGTGCAGAGCAGCACCGCGTGCCTGCGCGATACCGAGGGGGTGGTCAGCACGAGGTCGCAGTCGCCCGACCGGCCCACCACGTAGCGTCCGTCGGCCAGCGGAAGGCTGATGTCGGTGCCGTCCAGACGGCCGTTGAGGGAGATGATCGATCCTGACATGGTCGAATCCCCGCGATTTCGAGAGGGATGGATCTCCATGGTCAAGGCAAACTCGATTCAGTATAGACGGGGGCGCGTGCTGCGGCAACGGAGCGCCCGGCCCGTTTGTTCAGCCCAGCCGGTGCGCCAGTTCGGGCGGCAGCCCGGCGGCGAGGATCTTGCGCTGGGCCTCGGCGATGTCGTAGGGGATGCGGTGCTGGATGACCGTCCGGGCGGCGTGGTCGAACATGGCGTAGCCCGCGCGGGGGTTGTCATCGCGGGGCTGTCCCACGCTGCCGACGCTCACGAGCCAGCGCCCGTCCCCGTCGAGCCGGATCTCCGTGTCGGTGGTGCGATCGAGCCGGTCCCCGTCATCGTGCCAGGCGAACATGACGTGCGAGTGCCCCACGAACCCCACCCGCGCGTGCTGGTAGGCGAGATGACGGGCCGCGTCCAGGGCCGTGTTCACGTAGCGCCAGGCCGCCGGGTCCTCGAGGGAGGCGTGGCTGTACTGGGCGTCCGCGTCCTCGCAGGTCAACGGCAGGCCGGAGAGCCAGGCCTTCTGCTCGTCGTCCAGGTGGGCGCGCGTCCAGGTCATGGCGGCGTGGGCGAGTATGTTGATGCCCGTCAGGGGGCCGCTGCCCACGGCCATGGCGTCGTGGTTGCCCAGCAGGCAGCGGAGGCCGGGGATGCGGCGGATCTCGTCGACGCAGGGCCCGGGGTCGGCGTTGTAGCCCACCACGTCGCCGAGGCATACGTATTCGTCGGCGCCCTGGTCGCGGGCGTGGTCGAGCACGGCGCGCAGAGCCTCCAGGTTGGCGTGTATGTCGGTGATGATGGCTGTCTTCATGGCTCCGCGGCGGCTCGGGTTGTCGGGGGTCAGGGCATGATAACGCCGGGTGGGTGGGAACGCCATGAATAGCCCGGCCGTGCGCGGGCCGAGCGGTGCGCGATCTTCGGCCCCATGACCCTGCGAGCGGTTTCATGCAACTAGTCATGTCTGCCCCGGTATCGACGCGGACGCGATATGCGGGGCGGGACGGCGGTTCAGCCCCGCGCCGGCGTCTTCTCGTGCGTGTCCTGGATGATGGGGACGGCGATCTTGCAGAGCATCGAGAAGACCAGGAAGCCGACGGCGAAGATGCCGGCCCCGACCCGTATCTCGACCAGTGTCGGCACGTAGTCGTAGATCTCACCGATGGTGTCGGGCGTCATGCCGGGGATCACCAGGGCCAGTCCCTTCTCGATGTACACGCCGGTGTAGATGAGCAGGCAGCCCAGATTCAACGTGAAGATGCGTTTGCGGGTGGCGGGATTGAGGAAGAGCACGAAGGCCGCCAGGCTGCAGGCCAGCGACGCCCAGGCGAAGGGCACCAGGGAGCGGTGTCCGTGGAGCCCGCTGTACAGGTACCGGGTATGAATGAGGTGGGACGTGTCCGAATAGTATTCCTTGAAGATCTCCGCTCCGAAGAGGAAGAGGTTGATGAACATGGCGTAGGCCATGAGCTCGGCGATCTTGTGGATCGCCTCGTCCTGGATGCGGATCCGCGTCGTGCGCGTGAGGATCTGGAAGAGGATCAGCAGAATGGCCGGCCCGGAGCAGAAAGCCGAGGCCAGGAACTTGGGCGCCAGGATCGACGCGTTCCAGAACGGCCGCGAGGCCATGCCGTTGTACACGAAGGCCGTCACGGTATGGATGCTCACCGCCGCCGGGATCGAGAACAGCAGCAACGGCACCACGAAGCCGGCCCGGTACATGCGCCTGTGGAAACCGCTGTAGAGGAAGTGCCAGACGATCACCACGTTCAGCACCAGGTAGCCGTTGAGCACGAGCACGTCCCAGGCCAGCAGCGACCGCGGCACGTTGAGCGTCCCGATCAGCGGGACCAGATGCCAGGCGCGGTCGGGTCGCCCGATGTCCACGGCCACGAAGAGCAGGCTCATGACGATGGCGCTGATGGCCAGCAGCTCGCCGAAGATGGCGATCTCCTTGATGGGCTTCCAGTGGTAGATATAGGCCGGGATCACCAGCAGCACCGCCGCCGCCGCCACGCCCACCAGGAAGGTGAAGTTCCCGATGTAGAAGGCCCAGGATACCTGGTCGCGCATGTTGGTGACGATCAAGCCTCGATCGAGCTGTCCCAGGTAGGCGGCGACACCCGAATAGATCAGCAGCCCGAGCAGCCCGAGCCAGGCGTAGTAGGCGCGGCCGCCGATGAAGGCGAGGCGGATCGAACCGGTGACGAAGCGCCAGGTGTTGTTGACGGTGTCAAGTGGCATAGAAGTAGTAGAACCTCGGCTTGGTGTTCAATTCCTCCTTGAGCACGAAGATCCGCTTCTCGCGCATGATGTAGCGGATCTCGCTCTCCTCGTCGAGCAGATTGCCGAACTTGCGAGCGCCTACGGGGCAGATCTCCACGCAGGCCGGATAGCGGCCCTTGCGCGTGCGGTGGATGCAGAAGGTGCATTTCTCTACGACGCCGGATGGGCGCGGCCGGTTGCCCAGATAATGGGTGTCCGGGTTCAGCTCCTCCGGGGGGAGTCCCGGCTCCGCCCAGTTGAAGTGGCGCGCTCCGTAGGGACAGGCGGCCATGCAGCAGCGGCAGCCGATGCACCAGTCGTAATCGATCACGACGATGCCGTCGGGCTCCTGCCACGTGGCCTTCACCGGGCACGAGCGGACGCAGGCGGGATTGCGGCATTGCTGGCAGGCGATGGGGATGTAGAAGAATCCCTCCTCTGGAACCAGCGGCGGGTCGTAATACTGGTCCGCCTCCACCAGGTGCAAGCCGGCTTCCTCCTTCATCTCCAGCACCTGGATCCAGTGGATCTGGGGGTCGCGCGACTGGTTGTTCTCGTGAACGCAGGCGTAGGTGCAGCGGCGGCAGCCCACGCAGCGCGACAGGTCCAGGCCGTAGCCGAACTCCACGTCGTCCAGGGCGGGCGCGGCCGAGACGCTCACCGCGCGATGGTACTTCTCCCGGTATTCCTCCTCGAGTCCGCGCAGGATGCGATCGAGATCCGCCGGTCCGAGTTCCGTGAACCTGCGCCGGAGCAGATCCTCCACGAAACCGGGCTTCGTGTTGCAGGCGAGGGAGGCGAAGCCGGCCATGGTCGCTAGGCTCGCCAGCGTGAGGAAGCGGCGGCGGTCCATGCCCGCCGGTCTCCCACGATCCACGCGCAGACCTTGCGGAGTTCTCTTCAAGGCGTGCTTCCCTGATTCATTCCCAGCAATTCGGGCCTCAACTTGGGCGGCAGGGGTTTGATCGCCGCGAAATGCGGTGCGTGCGGATCGTGGCAGTGGGCGCAGAGCAGGTAGCTCTTGGCGCCGTTCCAGTATCCTCGTCGACGGCCGTGGATCCCCCGGCGCCAATCCCGGAAGATGGTGCCGTGGCATTGTCCGCATAGACGGTAGGACTCGTCGAAGCCGATGAGGGAACCGTTTGCCAGGCGCAGATGATCCCTGTCCGCCGGATCATGGCAATCGAAGCACCATCGATCCTCGGGACCATGGTTCAGCAGGATCTCCTCGTGGTAATCCACGAGTTCGCGGCGCCGGGGATCGACCTCCGTATCCTCGTGGCAACCGGAGCAGGGAAAAATGTCCTCGTCCGAGAAGGGCGGTGGCGGCAGGGTGTAGGCCCCGGCGACGGCTCCGGGCTGCGGCTCGGGCAAGATGACGTCGAAACCGATCTCGGGAAAGTCGGCGGGCCCGTAGGACCTGTAGCCTCCCCCGGCCTCGGCTTGGGAGACGGGGGGGCGGTCGAGGATCGTGAAGAGGATCAGCAGGGATATCGTCAGGAAGATGCAGAGCATGATGATCAGACTCGAGAAACGCGGAAGACGCAGGGTGTCGCCAACGTTCCGGCGGTTGCCACCGTCATCGGCGATCAAGTTTTCCTCGTGTCTGTTTCCGTCCCGCATGACGCTCCCGCTGTCTCGCGTGATTCGCCGCCCGTTTTAATATACCACTAATTAAGTGGGCATTGATGCAATAATAAGTTCCTAATGAACGATGTCCAAAACAGTTAATCCT contains these protein-coding regions:
- a CDS encoding metallophosphatase family protein: MKTAIITDIHANLEALRAVLDHARDQGADEYVCLGDVVGYNADPGPCVDEIRRIPGLRCLLGNHDAMAVGSGPLTGINILAHAAMTWTRAHLDDEQKAWLSGLPLTCEDADAQYSHASLEDPAAWRYVNTALDAARHLAYQHARVGFVGHSHVMFAWHDDGDRLDRTTDTEIRLDGDGRWLVSVGSVGQPRDDNPRAGYAMFDHAARTVIQHRIPYDIAEAQRKILAAGLPPELAHRLG
- a CDS encoding SpoIIE family protein phosphatase; the encoded protein is MSGSIISLNGRLDGTDISLPLADGRYVVGRSGDCDLVLTTPSVSRRHAVLLCTGGNVLVEDLGSHNGTHVNDVAITAPTPLRPGDTISFADVKLCYGTPLRRTTQVTIDPHLDTGGLAVPWEEVRPEQGKGQRKRAELFQVLAGAGDLLTVPRAPQELFEPILDLVEAAIEPERAILLLRDDRDSEPTIKASRLRCGDDHANLTLSRSMVSRVLEEKTSFLLEDGGGDSDLMQQQSIISQGIRSAMATPLFDNKHVIGILYADTTDVRRRYTRDELVAFSLLANVIAVALTHASYDAMEAEKRRLDTELDAARSILATIIPDDLPEIPGYEVCAHIEPCFEVGGDLYDVSVLPDGRVAVVVGDVSGKGLGAALLVSSLVPLLRAMLEAEADPAALMPNLNRQLWRTTGPTSYATLFVGILDPGSGHLVYVNAGHNAPLLLRADGSLETGVSTGLPVALVDDGDWRTASLDLGPGDLLTLYTDGIPETWRDEEHDYGEERFQALLTSLCGKGVDEVRDAALADVRAFRGEAPVSDDVTLLLLKRLD
- the nrfD gene encoding polysulfide reductase NrfD, which codes for MPLDTVNNTWRFVTGSIRLAFIGGRAYYAWLGLLGLLIYSGVAAYLGQLDRGLIVTNMRDQVSWAFYIGNFTFLVGVAAAAVLLVIPAYIYHWKPIKEIAIFGELLAISAIVMSLLFVAVDIGRPDRAWHLVPLIGTLNVPRSLLAWDVLVLNGYLVLNVVIVWHFLYSGFHRRMYRAGFVVPLLLFSIPAAVSIHTVTAFVYNGMASRPFWNASILAPKFLASAFCSGPAILLILFQILTRTTRIRIQDEAIHKIAELMAYAMFINLFLFGAEIFKEYYSDTSHLIHTRYLYSGLHGHRSLVPFAWASLACSLAAFVLFLNPATRKRIFTLNLGCLLIYTGVYIEKGLALVIPGMTPDTIGEIYDYVPTLVEIRVGAGIFAVGFLVFSMLCKIAVPIIQDTHEKTPARG
- a CDS encoding MmgE/PrpD family protein codes for the protein MADFTLGLRYEDIPEAARKEARRFLLDSAGCALAAVRNEDMAAMYRFIEKLGGAPEATLIGTGARTNAPNAALMNSLLVRALDYNDIFWEQDPSHPSDIIFGAVSPAEALGRDGRETLVAVIIAYELEMRWCLACFPGVREVGWHHATLTQFVSPFVAGRIYGLDADQLVAAAGIAGSSHFTLGGVVAGHLTNMKNTADPLATQAGVLAAMMAREGYGGPVEVIEGKEGFQHVIHDVELRPGILLDGPGERFLIADCGFKAFPTEALTHQPMSAVQQIMSENRLVAEQVAKIRVRTTTRGADILSDPSKYYPRTRETADHSLPYCLAAVAADGGVYPNSFERDKLFDPRIRRLLDLIEVVADDGIDALFPGIKRAVAAIATTDGREFTATVDHAKGSPQNPLTDDELIAKFRANASGVMSEARQDEIVEATWGFDGLADVGAYMELLVTDLS
- a CDS encoding 4Fe-4S dicluster domain-containing protein translates to MDRRRFLTLASLATMAGFASLACNTKPGFVEDLLRRRFTELGPADLDRILRGLEEEYREKYHRAVSVSAAPALDDVEFGYGLDLSRCVGCRRCTYACVHENNQSRDPQIHWIQVLEMKEEAGLHLVEADQYYDPPLVPEEGFFYIPIACQQCRNPACVRSCPVKATWQEPDGIVVIDYDWCIGCRCCMAACPYGARHFNWAEPGLPPEELNPDTHYLGNRPRPSGVVEKCTFCIHRTRKGRYPACVEICPVGARKFGNLLDEESEIRYIMREKRIFVLKEELNTKPRFYYFYAT